In one window of Cytophagaceae bacterium ABcell3 DNA:
- the rocD gene encoding ornithine--oxo-acid transaminase, which yields MTEKITSSKQAIELEDKYGAHNYHPLPAVLAKGEGVHLWDVEGKHYYDFLSAYSAVNQGHCHPEIIKALTEQSSILTLTSRAFHSDKLGACEKYLSETFGFDKVLMMNSGAEGVETALKLSRKWGYQVKGISENKAKVIAVEKNFHGRTTAIISASTDEVARNEFGPFLEGFNIIPYNNTEALEEALKDPEVCAFLVEPIQGEAGVFVPSDGYLKKARELCSKYNVLFIIDEIQTGIGRTGKMLASEYEGIKPDVLILGKAISGGTYPVSAVLADDPVMLTIKPGEHGSTFGGNPVACAVAVAAIEVIKKENLIANALKMGEYFRKRMNELKDKLDYVTAVRGRGLLNAIVIKEKDGKTAWDVCVALKDNGLLAKPTHGDIIRFAPPLVINQEQMTECCDIIEKVLLEY from the coding sequence ATGACTGAAAAAATTACCTCATCAAAGCAAGCTATTGAGCTAGAAGATAAGTATGGTGCGCATAACTACCATCCATTACCTGCTGTATTGGCAAAAGGAGAAGGGGTGCACCTGTGGGATGTTGAAGGTAAGCACTACTATGATTTCCTTTCTGCTTATAGCGCCGTTAATCAAGGCCATTGTCATCCTGAGATTATAAAAGCTCTTACAGAACAATCTTCTATCCTTACTTTAACCTCTAGGGCTTTTCATAGTGACAAATTAGGCGCTTGTGAAAAATATTTGTCTGAAACTTTTGGGTTTGACAAAGTTTTAATGATGAACTCTGGGGCCGAAGGTGTGGAAACTGCTTTGAAGCTTTCCAGAAAATGGGGTTATCAGGTAAAAGGCATATCTGAAAATAAGGCGAAAGTGATTGCTGTAGAGAAAAACTTCCACGGTCGTACAACTGCTATCATTTCAGCTTCAACTGATGAAGTGGCACGTAACGAGTTTGGACCTTTTCTCGAAGGTTTTAATATTATACCTTATAATAATACTGAGGCTTTGGAAGAAGCGCTTAAGGATCCAGAGGTATGTGCATTCTTGGTTGAGCCTATTCAAGGTGAAGCTGGTGTTTTCGTACCTTCTGACGGATACCTTAAAAAAGCGAGAGAGCTTTGCTCTAAATATAATGTTCTGTTCATTATTGATGAAATCCAAACTGGTATAGGTAGGACTGGTAAAATGCTCGCTTCAGAATATGAAGGCATCAAACCTGATGTATTGATTCTTGGTAAAGCAATTTCTGGTGGTACATACCCTGTTTCTGCTGTACTTGCAGATGACCCTGTTATGTTGACTATCAAACCTGGCGAGCACGGTTCTACTTTTGGTGGGAACCCTGTAGCATGTGCGGTAGCGGTAGCTGCTATAGAAGTCATTAAAAAGGAAAACTTGATTGCAAATGCACTTAAAATGGGTGAGTATTTCCGCAAAAGGATGAACGAACTCAAAGATAAGTTGGACTATGTGACTGCTGTTCGTGGTAGGGGTTTGTTAAATGCTATCGTTATTAAAGAAAAAGATGGTAAAACTGCTTGGGATGTTTGTGTAGCACTTAAAGATAATGGACTATTGGCCAAGCCGACGCATGGCGACATTATCCGTTTTGCTCCACCATTGGTTATTAACCAAGAGCAAATGACCGAGTGCTGTGATATTATCGAAAAAGTGCTTTTAGAATACTAA
- a CDS encoding sulfotransferase, giving the protein MSSDINPKKYFVIAGCQRCGTTALARLLHMHPEVYMAQPLFPEPKYFLNETVSKEIYLNQYFSNAKQAIAIGEKSTSYIESSTVPKRIKAIFPEAKVIILLRDPVYRALSNYQFTKNNNLEPRTPREVFLEEKPPPAYSKSHISVSPYQYKARGEYIRYIKPWLNIFQPSNILILFYENLINNCNRSAVELGDFLGLSQPIDFSILNAPLETSIDYKENIIAKLQHHYKPYNHQLAELLNIDLKKIWKY; this is encoded by the coding sequence ATGTCTTCCGATATAAACCCGAAGAAATATTTTGTAATAGCGGGTTGTCAGCGCTGTGGCACAACAGCACTAGCCCGCTTGCTTCACATGCACCCTGAGGTTTACATGGCCCAGCCACTATTCCCTGAACCAAAATACTTTCTCAATGAGACGGTTTCCAAAGAAATATACCTAAACCAATACTTCTCCAATGCAAAGCAAGCGATAGCAATTGGAGAAAAAAGCACCTCTTACATAGAAAGCAGTACCGTCCCCAAACGTATTAAGGCCATATTTCCAGAGGCTAAAGTTATAATCCTGCTAAGAGATCCGGTATACCGGGCATTGTCAAACTATCAGTTTACTAAAAACAACAACCTAGAGCCACGGACGCCAAGGGAGGTATTCTTGGAAGAAAAACCCCCTCCTGCTTATTCTAAAAGTCATATTTCTGTATCGCCTTACCAATATAAAGCTAGAGGGGAGTATATCCGGTACATAAAACCATGGCTAAACATTTTCCAACCGAGCAATATCCTGATCTTGTTCTATGAAAATCTAATTAATAATTGCAACAGATCTGCTGTAGAATTAGGTGACTTTTTAGGTTTAAGCCAACCTATAGACTTTTCGATACTCAATGCACCGCTAGAAACAAGCATTGATTATAAAGAAAATATAATCGCTAAATTGCAGCACCATTATAAGCCATACAACCATCAATTAGCAGAGCTTCTAAACATCGATTTAAAAAAAATCTGGAAATATTAA
- the rpmB gene encoding 50S ribosomal protein L28 encodes MARVCDITGKRTQVGNKVSHANNKTLRKFYPNLHKKKFYIPEEDKWITLKVSTTALKTINKKGISAVLKEARKKGKNI; translated from the coding sequence ATGGCAAGGGTTTGTGATATAACAGGCAAAAGAACTCAGGTTGGAAATAAAGTGTCTCATGCAAATAATAAGACCTTAAGAAAGTTTTATCCCAACCTTCATAAAAAGAAATTTTATATCCCTGAGGAGGATAAGTGGATAACACTAAAGGTTTCTACAACTGCGCTTAAGACAATCAACAAAAAAGGCATTAGCGCTGTACTTAAGGAGGCCAGAAAAAAAGGCAAGAACATCTGA
- the hemB gene encoding porphobilinogen synthase, giving the protein MLRRPRRNRKSEVVRSLVREHEVQVSDLIYPLFLTDGVNKSTDIASMPGISRYTIDLAVKEVEACMNLGVKAFALFPQVEESLKDKFATESYNDTNFYLKAIKEIKKEFPECCIMTDVAMDPYSSDGHDGIVEDGQILNDETLDVLGRMALAQARAGADIVGPSDMMDGRVAYIRELLDDEGFANTSIMSYTAKYASAFYGPFRDALNSAPKAGDKKTYQMDPANQKEALIEGELDVIEGADFLMVKPALAYLDVIKSLYDEFELPIAAYNVSGEYAMIKAAAQKGWVDGDKAMKECLLSMKRAGAKIILTYFAKEFALSVKG; this is encoded by the coding sequence ATGCTTAGAAGGCCTAGAAGAAATAGAAAGTCTGAAGTTGTAAGGTCCTTAGTAAGGGAGCATGAAGTACAGGTTTCTGATCTTATTTACCCTTTGTTCTTAACTGATGGGGTCAATAAAAGCACAGATATTGCTTCCATGCCAGGCATTAGCAGGTATACGATCGATCTAGCAGTTAAAGAAGTTGAAGCTTGTATGAACTTGGGGGTAAAGGCTTTTGCGCTTTTCCCCCAAGTTGAGGAGTCTCTTAAAGACAAGTTTGCGACAGAAAGCTATAATGATACCAACTTCTATTTAAAAGCCATCAAGGAAATCAAAAAAGAGTTTCCTGAGTGTTGCATTATGACAGATGTGGCCATGGATCCCTACAGTAGCGATGGGCATGACGGTATAGTGGAGGATGGACAGATTTTAAATGATGAAACATTAGATGTGCTTGGTAGAATGGCTTTGGCGCAGGCGCGTGCTGGTGCTGATATTGTTGGCCCTTCTGATATGATGGATGGTCGTGTAGCTTATATAAGAGAACTTCTGGACGATGAAGGCTTTGCTAACACTTCAATTATGTCGTATACGGCTAAATATGCAAGTGCTTTTTATGGGCCTTTTAGGGATGCTTTAAACTCTGCCCCTAAAGCAGGGGACAAAAAAACTTATCAGATGGATCCCGCAAATCAGAAAGAAGCCCTTATAGAAGGGGAACTGGATGTGATAGAAGGTGCTGATTTCTTAATGGTAAAGCCTGCTTTGGCCTACCTAGACGTGATTAAATCTTTGTATGACGAATTTGAATTGCCTATTGCTGCTTATAACGTAAGTGGAGAATATGCCATGATTAAAGCGGCTGCTCAGAAAGGATGGGTAGATGGTGACAAAGCGATGAAAGAGTGCTTGTTGAGCATGAAAAGGGCTGGTGCTAAAATAATTCTTACTTACTTTGCCAAAGAGTTTGCGCTATCTGTTAAAGGGTAA
- a CDS encoding DUF4295 domain-containing protein, translating to MAKKVVATLKKADASKGYAKVIRAVKNEKTGAYSFKEEIVLLDLVQETLKK from the coding sequence ATGGCTAAGAAAGTAGTTGCTACCCTCAAAAAAGCCGATGCTAGCAAAGGTTACGCAAAGGTGATCAGAGCAGTAAAAAATGAGAAAACCGGCGCTTATTCCTTCAAAGAAGAAATTGTGCTTCTTGACCTTGTACAGGAAACATTAAAAAAATAA
- the ftsY gene encoding signal recognition particle-docking protein FtsY, producing the protein MAFFDFFSKENKDSLDKGLEKTKDSFFSRMNKALMGKSTVDEEVLDELEEILVSSDVGVQTTIKIIRRIEERVERDHYVSTSELNAILREEIAKLLSENNSGDLRDFYIPEVDGPYVIMVVGVNGVGKTTTIGKLASQFHNRGKKVVLGAADTFRAAAVDQLKLWGERVGVPVIDHGMNTDPASVAFDAVKKAVDMKADLVIIDTAGRLHNKVNLMNELAKMKRVIQKFIPDAPHEVLLVLDGSTGQNAVNQAREFTKATEVSALAITKLDGTAKGGVVIGISDEFQIPVKYIGVGERIDDLQIFNKNEFVDSLFKK; encoded by the coding sequence ATGGCGTTTTTTGACTTTTTCTCGAAAGAAAACAAGGATTCTCTGGACAAAGGACTTGAAAAGACCAAGGACAGCTTTTTCTCCAGGATGAATAAAGCTTTGATGGGCAAATCTACAGTAGATGAAGAGGTTCTTGATGAACTCGAAGAGATACTTGTCTCATCTGACGTTGGTGTGCAAACCACCATCAAGATTATCAGAAGGATTGAGGAAAGGGTAGAAAGAGATCACTATGTCAGCACGTCAGAACTAAACGCCATTTTAAGAGAAGAGATAGCCAAGTTGCTTTCTGAAAACAACAGCGGTGACCTACGGGATTTTTATATCCCAGAAGTTGACGGTCCTTATGTAATTATGGTGGTTGGGGTAAACGGTGTAGGTAAAACAACAACCATTGGAAAGCTTGCTTCACAATTCCACAATAGAGGTAAAAAGGTAGTGCTCGGCGCAGCAGATACTTTCCGTGCGGCAGCGGTAGACCAGCTAAAACTGTGGGGAGAAAGAGTGGGCGTGCCTGTTATTGACCACGGCATGAACACTGACCCTGCCTCTGTAGCATTTGATGCAGTAAAAAAAGCCGTGGACATGAAAGCTGACCTGGTAATTATAGATACCGCCGGAAGATTACACAACAAGGTTAACTTAATGAATGAACTTGCAAAAATGAAACGGGTCATCCAGAAGTTTATTCCTGATGCCCCTCATGAAGTGCTTCTGGTATTAGACGGAAGTACAGGACAAAATGCAGTCAATCAAGCAAGAGAGTTTACAAAAGCCACAGAAGTATCCGCCCTTGCCATTACCAAACTAGATGGCACGGCAAAAGGTGGCGTTGTGATAGGCATTTCCGACGAATTCCAAATCCCTGTAAAATATATAGGCGTGGGTGAAAGAATTGACGATTTACAAATTTTTAACAAAAACGAATTTGTAGATTCTCTATTCAAAAAATAA
- a CDS encoding flavodoxin domain-containing protein: MRTAIIYASKHGTSGKVADIISGKLSAHDVTVYSLAKNGNPDIGCYDLVIIGGPIYAGNPLDAMKKFCEKNLSDLLQKKVGLYLCCMNKAEQQSYMENSFPEELRKHSSASVIAGGEMILENMSFFERLIVRFVAKTKKSVSAIDYQAIDKFVEEIK, translated from the coding sequence ATGAGAACAGCAATTATATATGCTTCTAAACATGGCACTTCAGGCAAAGTGGCCGATATTATTTCAGGCAAGCTGTCGGCGCATGATGTGACTGTTTATAGCTTAGCAAAAAACGGTAATCCTGATATTGGGTGCTATGACTTGGTCATTATTGGAGGGCCAATTTATGCTGGGAATCCATTGGATGCTATGAAGAAGTTTTGTGAAAAAAATCTTTCAGATCTTCTTCAAAAAAAGGTTGGCTTATATCTCTGTTGCATGAACAAGGCAGAGCAGCAGTCATATATGGAAAATTCCTTTCCTGAAGAACTCCGAAAGCATAGTTCTGCTTCTGTGATTGCCGGTGGGGAAATGATTCTAGAAAATATGAGTTTTTTTGAAAGGCTGATCGTGCGGTTTGTTGCCAAAACAAAAAAAAGTGTCTCCGCTATTGACTATCAGGCCATAGACAAATTTGTAGAAGAGATAAAGTAG
- the mnmD gene encoding tRNA (5-methylaminomethyl-2-thiouridine)(34)-methyltransferase MnmD, whose protein sequence is MSKIEIISSKDGSHTLFLPEMNETYHSHHGAIQESEYVFIEKGIAPIAQKQKTLTILEIGFGTGLNALLSFRTAIQEGLTLHYHTLEPYPLIKEVYSNLNYPVIIEEGKYKETFLKLHEAPMNEEIKLSNNFFLNKYNETLENVTLRIEADVVFYDAFAPAKQPEVWSLSNLEKVKQAMNPKGVLVTYCASGQFRRDLKSLGFVVENLPGPPGKKEMTRAFLM, encoded by the coding sequence ATGAGCAAAATAGAAATAATCAGTTCTAAAGATGGTTCTCACACCCTGTTCCTTCCAGAAATGAATGAAACCTATCATTCTCATCATGGTGCTATACAGGAATCAGAATATGTTTTTATTGAAAAAGGCATTGCCCCTATTGCCCAAAAACAAAAAACACTCACTATACTGGAAATTGGTTTCGGTACCGGGCTAAATGCCCTCCTATCTTTCAGGACAGCCATTCAAGAAGGTTTAACTCTACACTATCATACCTTAGAACCATACCCGTTAATAAAAGAGGTTTACAGCAATCTTAATTACCCGGTCATTATAGAAGAAGGTAAGTATAAAGAAACATTCTTAAAGCTTCATGAAGCACCCATGAACGAAGAAATAAAGCTTTCAAACAACTTCTTTCTTAATAAATACAATGAAACACTGGAAAATGTAACCCTTCGGATAGAAGCAGATGTGGTGTTTTACGACGCTTTTGCCCCTGCCAAACAACCAGAGGTTTGGAGCCTGTCTAATTTGGAAAAAGTAAAGCAGGCAATGAACCCTAAAGGCGTATTGGTCACCTACTGCGCAAGTGGACAATTCAGAAGAGATTTAAAAAGCCTGGGTTTTGTGGTAGAAAACCTTCCTGGCCCTCCAGGAAAAAAAGAAATGACAAGGGCATTTTTGATGTAA
- a CDS encoding DUF5522 domain-containing protein, with translation MKKMQKTNKKEPLKEGHDFYYNKEGLLVFTEKYLKNRGYCCKNGCKHCPYGFRK, from the coding sequence ATGAAGAAGATGCAAAAGACAAACAAGAAAGAACCACTAAAAGAAGGCCACGATTTTTACTATAATAAAGAGGGACTTTTGGTTTTTACAGAAAAATACCTGAAAAACAGAGGATACTGCTGTAAAAACGGCTGTAAACATTGTCCTTATGGCTTCAGAAAATAA
- the rpmG gene encoding 50S ribosomal protein L33 — protein sequence MAKKGNRVQVILECTEHKNSGQPGTSRYITTKNRKNTTERIELKKYNPILKKHTVHKEIK from the coding sequence ATGGCTAAAAAAGGAAACAGAGTTCAGGTTATTCTTGAATGTACCGAACATAAAAACAGCGGCCAGCCTGGCACTAGCAGGTACATCACAACCAAGAACAGAAAAAATACTACTGAAAGGATTGAACTAAAAAAATACAATCCGATTTTAAAGAAACATACCGTACACAAAGAAATTAAATAA
- a CDS encoding DUF2911 domain-containing protein, translating to MKKGNFLLTAVLAAALSFGALAQDLPKPSPKATITQTVGLTDISVEYSSPAVAGRQIWGDLVAYDELWRTGANAATTIAFSKDVTIEGTTVPAGKYALFTIPSKNEWTIILNKDTNQGGTRGYKEEDDLLRIKAKPVEAPLRERFAVLITDFNNEEATVSIEWEKLRIPFKVKLNTHEQAMANISQSMEDNWRSFANSARYLLENKKDMDKALELANTSVSLQSHWYNNWIKAQILAEKKQMKEAIKAAKIAKDLGDKDSYFFWKANVEKALAEWK from the coding sequence ATGAAAAAAGGTAATTTTTTACTGACCGCAGTTTTAGCTGCTGCATTAAGCTTTGGAGCACTTGCCCAAGACTTACCTAAACCAAGTCCCAAAGCGACTATAACCCAAACAGTAGGGTTGACAGATATTTCTGTTGAATATAGCAGCCCGGCAGTGGCTGGTAGACAAATATGGGGCGATCTAGTTGCATACGATGAGCTATGGCGTACAGGAGCCAATGCAGCAACCACTATTGCTTTTAGCAAAGACGTTACAATAGAAGGGACAACTGTACCCGCCGGCAAGTACGCTTTGTTTACAATCCCTTCTAAAAATGAATGGACAATCATTCTCAACAAAGATACCAATCAAGGTGGCACTAGAGGATATAAAGAGGAAGACGACCTACTGCGCATAAAAGCTAAACCAGTAGAAGCCCCGTTACGCGAACGCTTTGCCGTTCTTATAACAGACTTCAACAATGAAGAAGCAACGGTCTCTATTGAGTGGGAAAAACTAAGGATTCCCTTTAAGGTAAAATTGAATACCCATGAACAGGCAATGGCCAACATCAGCCAATCTATGGAAGACAACTGGAGGTCGTTTGCCAACTCCGCACGTTACCTTCTGGAGAATAAAAAAGACATGGATAAAGCCCTAGAGCTTGCAAATACTTCCGTTTCACTTCAAAGCCACTGGTACAACAACTGGATAAAAGCTCAAATCCTTGCTGAGAAAAAGCAAATGAAAGAAGCTATCAAAGCTGCGAAAATAGCCAAAGACCTTGGCGACAAAGACAGCTACTTTTTCTGGAAAGCCAATGTTGAAAAAGCGCTGGCTGAGTGGAAATAA
- a CDS encoding co-chaperone GroES family protein, translated as MVSIENTLENIILVGDRVLVKPKSFKERTKTGLYLPPGVQEREKIQSGYIIKSGPGYPIPIPTDMDDEPWKEKDESVKYIPLQAKSGDLAIFLQNSAHEITYNNEKYFIVPHTAILMLVREDLL; from the coding sequence ATGGTCTCAATAGAAAATACGCTAGAGAATATTATTTTAGTTGGAGATAGGGTACTTGTAAAACCTAAAAGCTTTAAAGAGAGAACAAAAACAGGCTTATACCTTCCTCCAGGCGTCCAAGAACGCGAAAAGATTCAAAGTGGCTATATAATTAAGTCTGGCCCTGGTTATCCTATTCCTATCCCTACCGACATGGATGATGAACCATGGAAAGAAAAGGATGAAAGTGTTAAATACATACCATTGCAAGCTAAATCAGGAGATTTAGCCATTTTCCTTCAGAACAGTGCCCATGAAATCACCTACAACAACGAGAAGTACTTCATAGTACCTCATACGGCAATTTTGATGCTGGTTAGAGAGGACTTGCTTTAA
- a CDS encoding glycosyltransferase family 2 protein: protein MESASPTYSVVIPVYNSQESVVEIKDRLKTIFEEVVMEPWELILIDDGSIFSETWPTLEQLALHHPNITSIQLTRNFGKAGALIAGFRYARGKFIITMDDDLQHLPEDIPLLLQQQHHDIVLGHFPQKEHNIIKRTLSSIYSWAEAKLINKPTGVKNSPFRLINKHVIDSMLKINTPYPSIQALLYFVSQDAIMVNVTHAKRAHNRSGFTLKKMWQTFSNLLFNNSAALLKLIAVTGSLISILSIILGTYFIFKRLFIGVHVQGWTSLITVNLFLGGIILFAIGILGEYQIRIINGTEKRPSHIIRRIIK from the coding sequence ATGGAAAGCGCATCACCAACATACTCTGTAGTTATTCCAGTGTACAATTCACAGGAATCTGTAGTAGAGATCAAGGACCGCTTAAAAACAATATTTGAAGAAGTTGTCATGGAGCCTTGGGAGCTTATACTAATAGATGACGGCTCCATATTTTCTGAAACCTGGCCGACCTTGGAGCAATTAGCCTTACACCATCCGAACATAACCAGCATCCAATTGACGAGAAACTTTGGCAAAGCTGGTGCCTTAATTGCTGGATTCCGATACGCCAGAGGCAAATTTATCATTACGATGGATGATGACTTACAGCACCTTCCTGAAGACATCCCTTTATTACTACAGCAACAACATCATGATATTGTATTAGGCCACTTTCCCCAGAAAGAGCATAATATAATCAAGAGAACATTAAGCAGTATCTATAGCTGGGCAGAAGCAAAGTTGATAAACAAACCCACTGGTGTAAAAAATAGCCCTTTTCGGCTCATCAACAAACACGTCATTGACTCTATGCTAAAAATCAATACACCGTACCCCTCTATCCAAGCTTTGTTGTACTTTGTGAGTCAAGACGCTATAATGGTAAATGTCACCCATGCCAAACGGGCACACAACCGTTCAGGCTTTACATTGAAAAAAATGTGGCAAACATTCTCCAATTTGTTATTTAACAATTCTGCGGCATTGCTCAAGTTAATAGCTGTTACTGGCAGCCTTATTTCAATCTTGAGCATTATTTTAGGCACATATTTTATTTTTAAAAGACTATTCATAGGTGTTCACGTACAAGGGTGGACTTCGCTTATTACAGTAAATTTATTTTTGGGAGGAATTATCCTTTTTGCCATAGGGATATTAGGCGAATATCAGATAAGGATAATAAATGGCACAGAAAAAAGGCCGTCACATATCATTCGTAGAATTATAAAATAA
- the rimO gene encoding 30S ribosomal protein S12 methylthiotransferase RimO, translated as MKTKGNKQTKVNIVTLGCSKNLVDSENILTQLRGNSIEAEHESDKDDANVVIINTCGFIDNAKQESIDTILQYAEAKNEGLVEKVYVTGCLSARYRDDLEKEIPAVDAFLGTNELPRLLKLFKANYKHELIGERLTSTPKHFAYFKIAEGCNRPCSFCAIPLMRGKLDSRPMEELVKEAKNLARTGTKELILIAQDLTDYGMDIYGKRNLADLLKNLSDVEGIDWIRLQYAYPSQFPMDILDVMNERPNICNYLDMPLQHITDSMLKTMRRGITERRTRELIQSIREKVPGIALRTTLIAGHPGETEEDFEQLLQFVEETRFERLGVFTYSLEENTHSHTLKDDVSPNEKQEREQRIMEVQEGISLELNQEKIGKTYKVLFDRKESGYFIGRTEFDSPEVDNEVLVSAENQYVRLGDFANVKIHDATEFDLYGDVV; from the coding sequence TTGAAAACTAAGGGAAACAAACAGACGAAAGTCAATATAGTCACCCTCGGGTGTTCTAAAAACCTAGTTGACTCTGAAAATATCCTCACCCAATTAAGAGGAAACAGCATTGAAGCAGAGCACGAATCTGATAAAGATGACGCAAATGTGGTGATCATCAATACTTGTGGCTTCATTGACAATGCTAAACAAGAGTCTATTGACACCATTCTTCAATATGCAGAAGCAAAAAATGAAGGGCTGGTAGAAAAAGTGTATGTAACAGGATGCCTCTCTGCCCGCTATAGGGATGACCTGGAAAAAGAAATACCTGCCGTAGACGCTTTTCTCGGCACCAATGAACTCCCAAGGCTTCTAAAACTCTTCAAAGCAAATTATAAACATGAGCTCATTGGCGAAAGGCTAACGTCTACGCCCAAACATTTTGCTTATTTTAAAATTGCGGAAGGCTGCAACAGGCCTTGTTCATTTTGCGCAATCCCGCTTATGCGTGGGAAACTTGACTCCCGCCCTATGGAGGAGTTGGTCAAGGAAGCCAAAAACCTAGCAAGAACAGGTACCAAAGAACTGATACTTATCGCGCAGGACCTGACCGATTATGGGATGGATATTTACGGCAAAAGAAACTTGGCGGACTTACTCAAAAACCTCTCTGATGTAGAAGGCATAGACTGGATAAGGCTACAATATGCCTATCCTTCCCAGTTTCCAATGGATATTCTGGATGTAATGAATGAACGTCCTAATATCTGCAATTACTTGGATATGCCACTACAGCATATTACTGACTCCATGTTAAAGACTATGCGCCGTGGCATTACAGAAAGGCGCACAAGGGAGCTTATTCAATCCATTAGGGAAAAGGTGCCTGGTATAGCATTAAGAACTACACTTATTGCAGGACACCCTGGCGAAACAGAAGAGGACTTTGAACAGTTGCTCCAGTTTGTGGAAGAAACTAGGTTTGAAAGGCTTGGGGTATTTACCTATTCACTCGAAGAAAACACCCATTCCCATACGTTAAAGGACGATGTCAGTCCGAATGAGAAACAGGAAAGGGAACAAAGAATCATGGAAGTTCAGGAAGGGATATCACTTGAACTCAATCAAGAAAAAATAGGGAAAACCTATAAAGTCCTGTTTGACCGTAAAGAAAGTGGTTATTTTATTGGCCGAACAGAATTTGATTCACCAGAAGTAGACAACGAGGTGCTCGTAAGCGCCGAGAATCAATATGTCCGTCTTGGCGATTTTGCGAATGTAAAAATCCACGACGCCACAGAATTTGACCTTTATGGGGATGTGGTATAA
- a CDS encoding cold shock domain-containing protein has product MPQGTVKFFNSSKGFGFIKPAENGEDIFVHYTGLIDEIRENDKVQFDVENGRKGLNAVNVELMS; this is encoded by the coding sequence ATGCCACAAGGAACAGTAAAATTCTTTAATAGCTCAAAGGGATTTGGGTTTATTAAACCTGCCGAAAACGGCGAAGACATTTTTGTCCACTACACAGGTCTTATTGACGAGATCCGTGAAAATGACAAAGTTCAGTTTGATGTAGAAAACGGCAGAAAAGGCTTAAATGCCGTTAATGTCGAACTGATGAGTTAA